One Ricinus communis isolate WT05 ecotype wild-type chromosome 7, ASM1957865v1, whole genome shotgun sequence genomic region harbors:
- the LOC8284962 gene encoding formimidoyltransferase-cyclodeaminase isoform X3: MLLCCKLFISESRNRTALDSIERAARLNPETVIVNKFEDRAYNRIRYTLVSYVVLDSIGTAIYSPLQQTVLVMVEAAYGAINLESHCGAHPRLGVVDDIVFHPLSWASLDEASWLAKAVAAEIGSRFQVPVFLYAAAHSTGKALDTIRRELGYYRPNFMGNQWAGWTMPDILLEKPDEGPQQVSRARGITMIGARPWVALYNVPIMSTDVSATRQIARMVSARGGGLPTVQTLGLVHGEDSTEIACMLLEPNQIGADRVQTRVEMLAAQEGLDAEKGYFTDFSPEMIVEKYMNLISASRD, encoded by the exons ATGCTGCTATGTTGCAAGCTGTTCATATCAGAGTCACGCAACCGCACAGCTCTTGATTCAATTGAAAGAGCAGCTAGGCTCAACCCAGAGACTGTGATAGTGAACAAATTTGAGGACAGAGCTTACAATAGGATAAGGTACACACTCGTGTCATATGTTGTTCTTGATAGCATAGGAACTGCCATTTACAGCCCATTGCAGCAAACTGTATTGGTCATGGTTGAAGCAGCTTATGGAGCCATAAACCTCGAGTCACACTGCGGGGCACACCCTCGGCTTGGTGTTGTGGATGACATTGTTTTCCATCCCTTATCTTGGGCTTCCTTGGATGAAGCATCTTGGCTTGCTAAGGCTGTTGCAGCTGAGATTGGCAGTAGATTTCAAG TGCCAGTATTTCTTTATGCAGCAGCACACTCCACAGGAAAGGCTCTTGACACCATTAGGCGTGAGCTGGGTTACTACAGACCAAATTTCATGGGAAACCAATGGGCAGGATGGACAATGCCAGATATTCTCCTAGAAAAGCCTGATGAAGGCCCCCAACAAGTATCTCGGGCCCGAGGCATAACGATGATTGGAGCACGCCCATGGGTCGCATTATATAATGTGCCGATCATGTCCACCGATGTCTCTGCAACTCGTCAGATTGCAAGGATGGTGAGTGCCCGTGGCGGTGGGCTACCAACAGTGCAGACATTGGGTCTGGTTCATGGTGAGGATTCAACTGAGATTGCTTGCATGCTGTTGGAGCCAAATCAGATTGGAGCAGATAGGGTTCAGACCCGGGTTGAGATGCTGGCAGCCCAAGAAGGATTGGATGCAGAGAAGGGATACTTCACTGACTTTTCACCTGAAATGATTGTTGAAAAGTACATGAATTTAATCTCTGCTAGCAGAGACTGA
- the LOC8284962 gene encoding formimidoyltransferase-cyclodeaminase isoform X1 translates to MLTHMYQDIWIFMSYICRHPFAEDLKQKASQRRQSKAARKVMELNSSCKNEKTANQSMLLCCKLFISESRNRTALDSIERAARLNPETVIVNKFEDRAYNRIRYTLVSYVVLDSIGTAIYSPLQQTVLVMVEAAYGAINLESHCGAHPRLGVVDDIVFHPLSWASLDEASWLAKAVAAEIGSRFQVPVFLYAAAHSTGKALDTIRRELGYYRPNFMGNQWAGWTMPDILLEKPDEGPQQVSRARGITMIGARPWVALYNVPIMSTDVSATRQIARMVSARGGGLPTVQTLGLVHGEDSTEIACMLLEPNQIGADRVQTRVEMLAAQEGLDAEKGYFTDFSPEMIVEKYMNLISASRD, encoded by the exons ATGCTGACTCATATGTACCAAGATATTTGGATATTCATGTCTTATATATGCAGACATCCTTTCGCTGAAGACCTAAAACAGAAGGCATCACAACGAAGGCAAAGCAAAGCAGCAAGGAAAGTAATGGAACTTAACTCAAGTTGCAAG AATGAGAAAACTGCAAACCAGTCGATGCTGCTATGTTGCAAGCTGTTCATATCAGAGTCACGCAACCGCACAGCTCTTGATTCAATTGAAAGAGCAGCTAGGCTCAACCCAGAGACTGTGATAGTGAACAAATTTGAGGACAGAGCTTACAATAGGATAAGGTACACACTCGTGTCATATGTTGTTCTTGATAGCATAGGAACTGCCATTTACAGCCCATTGCAGCAAACTGTATTGGTCATGGTTGAAGCAGCTTATGGAGCCATAAACCTCGAGTCACACTGCGGGGCACACCCTCGGCTTGGTGTTGTGGATGACATTGTTTTCCATCCCTTATCTTGGGCTTCCTTGGATGAAGCATCTTGGCTTGCTAAGGCTGTTGCAGCTGAGATTGGCAGTAGATTTCAAG TGCCAGTATTTCTTTATGCAGCAGCACACTCCACAGGAAAGGCTCTTGACACCATTAGGCGTGAGCTGGGTTACTACAGACCAAATTTCATGGGAAACCAATGGGCAGGATGGACAATGCCAGATATTCTCCTAGAAAAGCCTGATGAAGGCCCCCAACAAGTATCTCGGGCCCGAGGCATAACGATGATTGGAGCACGCCCATGGGTCGCATTATATAATGTGCCGATCATGTCCACCGATGTCTCTGCAACTCGTCAGATTGCAAGGATGGTGAGTGCCCGTGGCGGTGGGCTACCAACAGTGCAGACATTGGGTCTGGTTCATGGTGAGGATTCAACTGAGATTGCTTGCATGCTGTTGGAGCCAAATCAGATTGGAGCAGATAGGGTTCAGACCCGGGTTGAGATGCTGGCAGCCCAAGAAGGATTGGATGCAGAGAAGGGATACTTCACTGACTTTTCACCTGAAATGATTGTTGAAAAGTACATGAATTTAATCTCTGCTAGCAGAGACTGA
- the LOC8262122 gene encoding H/ACA ribonucleoprotein complex non-core subunit NAF1 isoform X2, with the protein MVGFITEPTTTVKEEIEEEHNQASKFRNSKESIEPFHAKFSDLSFDDSSIDFDYIREFFQDSPDFDRVSLDKIDFGGFGKCIMDMGDKDCSFGTNPVVDCCNLSIDGSKAIEGQSGGSVMVKEEKVDFEREENLGSFIEEGIGKVSLVGGPDCGDGQGSVMVEEEKVEFEREGNLGSLIEKEIGKVSLVGGLSADCGDGIVEKSEVIGVEVEMRRESLVAASSSVFPDESFAMSGVAGDERDIGNPTLATGSSAVNGLGSGVNNEVMGDDDESGSDGKSASGSSSSSTSSSNNDDDEEEEEDESNEEEEEEGMQLKREVEEGEIEEGEIREINGEGMVHKSDEDEEEDEKNMVEWSDVEFDDIEEEEEGTGLMKGPIRSQNELKIINAQVIVEGVEKHNPLNEGSILWITEKRSPLGLVDEIFGPVQNPYYVVRYNSESEVPSGISQGTRISFVAEFANHVLNEKNLYKKGYDASGENDEELSDEAEFSDDEKEAEYMRMKKMSKRGINGQTVGNKKNSRTKDKNRNGNRKNVGPLGQHASMCGGQLPPPNQNQQNTSSAVASMNNYSSSSSFTGGASFFQPFPPMAQSAGLFQPSNGAWISGLASQQPQNAVIPGGFPANNMSWAAQNQFHPPSRMPITNGMPFQQQFIPSQGSLSNGVPPGGQMSFFAGPSPWPAVIGQNCFNQAPFEMGFQVQPTQPIMNVGDQGNGLGVSAVIPGNIQAPQQFNSGAPSGRGGRRQFHRGGGRFAGGRGGRGRKGT; encoded by the exons ATGGTAGGGTTTATAACTGAACCCACCACTACtgttaaagaagaaatagagGAAGAACACAATCAAGCTTCCAAGTTTAGAAACTCGAAAGAATCGATTGAACCCTTTCATGCTAAGTTCTCTGATTTATCTTTTGACGATTCTTCTATTGATTTTGATTACATCAGAGAATTTTTTCAGGATAGCCCTGACTTTGATAGGGTTAGCTTAGACAAGATTGATTTTGGGGGTTTCGGGAAGTGTATTATGGACATGGGTGATAAAGATTGTTCCTTTGGAACAAACCCAGTTGTTGATTGTTGTAACTTAAGTATTGACGGGTCTAAGGCGATTGAAGGTCAGTCTGGTGGCTCTGTGATGGTCAAGGAGGAGAAGGTCGATTTTGAAAGAGAGGAAAACTTGGGTTCTTTTATTGAAGAGGGGATCGGTAAGGTTAGCCTGGTTGGGGGTCCTGATTGCGGTGATGGTCAAGGTTCTGTGATGGTCGAGGAGGAAAAGGTGGAGTTTGAAAGAGAGGGAAATTTGGGttctttaattgaaaaagagATTGGTAAGGTTAGTTTGGTTGGTGGGTTAAGTGCTGATTGCGGCGATGGGATTGTTGAGAAGAGTGAAGTAATAGGCGTTGAAGTGGAGATGAGAAGGGAAAGTTTGGTTGCTGCTTCAAGTTCTGTTTTCCCTGATGAGAGTTTTGCAATGAGTGGTGTAGCAGGTGATGAGAGGGACATTGGAAATCCTACTTTGGCTACTGGGTCAAGTGCAGTGAATGGACTGGGGAGTGGTGTGAATAATGAGGTGATgggtgatgatgatgagagTGGAAGTGACGGGAAATCTGCAAGTGGAAGTAGTTCATCTTCAACATCATCTTCTAATAACGATGATgatgaggaggaggaggaggatgaGAGCAATGAGGAAGAGGAGGAGGAAGGAATGCAATTAAAGAGAGAGGTAGAAGAGGGTGAAATTGAAGAAGGTGAGATAAGAGAAATCAATGGAGAGGGGATGGTTCATAAGAGTGATGAGGATGAAGAGGAGGATGAAAAAAATATGGTTGAATGGAGTGATGttgaatttgatgatattgAGGAGGAAGAGGAGGGGACTGGACTTATGAAGGGCCCCATCAGGTCTCAAAATGAGCTTAAG ATTATAAATGCCCAAGTCATAGTGGAAGGGGTGGAAAAGCATAATCCTCTTAATGAGGGTTCCATATTGTGGATAACTGAAAAAAGATCTCCACTGGGGCTTGTGGATGAGATATTTGGACCCGTCCAAAACCCATACTATGTGGTGAGGTACAATTCTGAAAGTGAGGTCCCTTCTGGGATTAGTCAAGGGACTCGGATTTCTTTCGTTGCGGAGTTTGCCAATCATGTGCTCAATGAAAAGAACCTTTACAAGAAAGGATATGATGCATCTGGTGAGAATGATGAAGAGTTGTCTGATGAGGCAGAGTTCTCGGATGATGAGAAAGAGGCAGAGTACATGAGAATGAAGAAAATGTCAAAGAGGGGCATAAATGGTCAGACAGTtggaaacaagaaaaatagtaGAACAAAGGATAAGAATAGGAATGGGAATAGGAAAAATGTCGGACCTTTGGGACAGCATGCATCGATGTGTGGGGGTCAGCTACCACCACCTAATCAGAACCAGCAGAATACATCTTCTGCGGTAGCGTCAATGAATAATTATTCATCTTCTTCGAGTTTTACTGGCGGAGCTAGCTTTTTCCAACCATTTCCACCAATGGCACAAAGTGCTGGCCTTTTCCAACCTTCTAATGGAGCCTGGATAAGTGGATTGGCTTCTCAGCAACCACAAAACGCAGTAATTCCTGGCGGATTTCCAGCTAATAATATGTCATGGGCAGCACAGAATCAATTTCATCCTCCTAGCCGGATGCCTATTACAAATGGTATGCCCTTTCAGCAACAGTTCATTCCAAGTCAAGGGTCACTCTCTAATGGTGTGCCACCAGGTGGGCAGATGAGTTTTTTTGCTGGACCCTCACCTTGGCCTGCAGTTATTGGTCAAAATTGCTTTAACCAAGCCCCGTTTGAGATGGGCTTTCAGGTTCAACCCACTCAACCAATCATGAATGTGGGAGACCAAGGGAATGGGCTAGGCGTGTCAGCTGTCATTCCTGGCAACATTCAAGCTCCTCAGCAATTTAATTCAGGTGCCCCTTCAGGCCGAGGCGGAAGGAGACAATTTCACCGAGGCGGTGGTCGTTTTGCTGGTGGAAGAGGTGGGAGAGGCCGGAAGGGAACATAA
- the LOC8284961 gene encoding beta-glucuronosyltransferase GlcAT14A, whose protein sequence is MKNPLSMRKNANFYSGRVFSDRKWFFPFFASLLVSLTLFLSASLGVFTSPYGGDQLPFDIVSFSRSEDSSGYFIESDLKKYFNASGYSKLEPPRLAYLISGTKGDSRRMMRTLQAVYHPRNQYILHLDLEAPPRERLELGISVKNDPTFLEVGNVRVMAQSNLVTYKGPTMIACTLQAIAIMLRESLEWDWFINLSTSDYPLVTQDDLLHIFSNFSRNLNFIEHMQITGWKLNQRAKPIIIDPGLYLSKKSDLALTSQRRSLPTSFKLFTGSAWMMLTRSFVEYSIMGWDNLPRTLLMYYTNFISSPEGYFHTLICNTEEFRKTAISHDLHYIAWDTPPKQHPISLTMKDFDKMVKSNAPFARKFPKDDLVLDKIDKELLGRTGRFAPGAWCIGSSANGADPCSVRGNDSVFRPGPGAERLQQLFQTLLNEDFLKKQCS, encoded by the exons ATGAAAAACCcattgagtatgagaaaaaatgcCAACTTCTACTCAGGAAGGGTGTTTAGTGACAGAAAGTGGTTCTTTCCATTCTTTGCAAGCTTGCTTGTATCTTTAACTCTATTTTTATCAGCTAGTTTGGGGGTATTTACCTCTCCTTATGGTGGAGATCAGTTGCCATTTGAcattgtttctttttcaagaTCAGAGGATTCAAGTGGGTATTTTATAGAATCAGATttgaagaaatattttaatgcaAGTGGGTATTCAAAACTGGAGCCACCTAGATTAGCTTATCTTATTTCAGGGACAAAGGGTGATAGTCGTAGGATGATGAGGACTTTGCAAGCAGTGTATCATCCTAGAAATCAGTATATTTTACATCTTGATCTTGAGGCACCACCTCGCGAAAGGTTGGAGTTGGGAATATCCGTGAAGAATGATCCTACTTTCCTTGAAGTTGGGAATGTGCGTGTAATGGCACAGTCCAATTTGGTAACCTATAAGGGGCCTACAATGATAGCATGTACCCTCCAGGCAATTGCAATTATGTTGAGGGAGAGCCTGGAGTGGGACTGGTTTATTAACCTCAGTACCTCAGATTATCCTCTTGTGACACAAGATG ATTTACTTCACATATTCTCGAATTTTTCAAGAAACCTGAATTTCATTGAACATATGCAGATTACTGGATGGAAGTT GAATCAAAGGGCAAAACCAATTATTATTGACCCAGGCCTTTACTTATCAAAGAAATCCGACCTTGCTTTGACTTCTCAGCGTCGATCACTTCCCACATCTTTCAAGTTATTTACTG GATCAGCATGGATGATGCTAACCCGATCTTTTGTAGAATACAGTATAATGGGATGGGACAATCTCCCACGAACACTCCTGATGTACTACACAAATTTCATCTCCTCTCCAGAAGGATACTTTCATACTCTTATTTGTAACACTGAAGAATTCCGAAAAACAGCAATAAGTCATGATCTTCACTACATTGCTTGGGACACTCCTCCAAAGCAGCATCCTATCTCCTTGACCATGAAAGACTTTGACAAAATGGTAAAAAGCAATGCTCCATTTGCCCGAAAATTTCCTAAGGATGATCTGGTTTTAGACAAGATTGACAAAGAACTTCTAGGTCGTACTGGCCGGTTTGCACCTGGAGCATGGTGTATTGGCAGCTCAGCTAATGGTGCTGACCCTTGCTCTGTGCGTGGAAACGATTCAGTATTCAGGCCAGGCCCTGGTGCTGAGAGGTTGCAACAACTGTTTCAGACATTGTTAAATGAAGATTTTCTGAAAAAGCAGTGTTCATGA
- the LOC8262122 gene encoding H/ACA ribonucleoprotein complex non-core subunit NAF1 isoform X1, translating into MVGFITEPTTTVKEEIEEEHNQASKFRNSKESIEPFHAKFSDLSFDDSSIDFDYIREFFQDSPDFDRVSLDKIDFGGFGKCIMDMGDKDCSFGTNPVVDCCNLSIDGSKAIEGQSGGSVMVKEEKVDFEREENLGSFIEEGIGKVSLVGGPDCGDGQGSVMVEEEKVEFEREGNLGSLIEKEIGKVSLVGGLSADCGDGIVEKSEVIGVEVEMRRESLVAASSSVFPDESFAMSGVAGDERDIGNPTLATGSSAVNGLGSGVNNEVMGDDDESGSDGKSASGSSSSSTSSSNNDDDEEEEEDESNEEEEEEGMQLKREVEEGEIEEGEIREINGEGMVHKSDEDEEEDEKNMVEWSDVEFDDIEEEEEGTGLMKGPIRSQNELKFLPPVPPVDVTLQPHHQVLPVGVVLSIINAQVIVEGVEKHNPLNEGSILWITEKRSPLGLVDEIFGPVQNPYYVVRYNSESEVPSGISQGTRISFVAEFANHVLNEKNLYKKGYDASGENDEELSDEAEFSDDEKEAEYMRMKKMSKRGINGQTVGNKKNSRTKDKNRNGNRKNVGPLGQHASMCGGQLPPPNQNQQNTSSAVASMNNYSSSSSFTGGASFFQPFPPMAQSAGLFQPSNGAWISGLASQQPQNAVIPGGFPANNMSWAAQNQFHPPSRMPITNGMPFQQQFIPSQGSLSNGVPPGGQMSFFAGPSPWPAVIGQNCFNQAPFEMGFQVQPTQPIMNVGDQGNGLGVSAVIPGNIQAPQQFNSGAPSGRGGRRQFHRGGGRFAGGRGGRGRKGT; encoded by the exons ATGGTAGGGTTTATAACTGAACCCACCACTACtgttaaagaagaaatagagGAAGAACACAATCAAGCTTCCAAGTTTAGAAACTCGAAAGAATCGATTGAACCCTTTCATGCTAAGTTCTCTGATTTATCTTTTGACGATTCTTCTATTGATTTTGATTACATCAGAGAATTTTTTCAGGATAGCCCTGACTTTGATAGGGTTAGCTTAGACAAGATTGATTTTGGGGGTTTCGGGAAGTGTATTATGGACATGGGTGATAAAGATTGTTCCTTTGGAACAAACCCAGTTGTTGATTGTTGTAACTTAAGTATTGACGGGTCTAAGGCGATTGAAGGTCAGTCTGGTGGCTCTGTGATGGTCAAGGAGGAGAAGGTCGATTTTGAAAGAGAGGAAAACTTGGGTTCTTTTATTGAAGAGGGGATCGGTAAGGTTAGCCTGGTTGGGGGTCCTGATTGCGGTGATGGTCAAGGTTCTGTGATGGTCGAGGAGGAAAAGGTGGAGTTTGAAAGAGAGGGAAATTTGGGttctttaattgaaaaagagATTGGTAAGGTTAGTTTGGTTGGTGGGTTAAGTGCTGATTGCGGCGATGGGATTGTTGAGAAGAGTGAAGTAATAGGCGTTGAAGTGGAGATGAGAAGGGAAAGTTTGGTTGCTGCTTCAAGTTCTGTTTTCCCTGATGAGAGTTTTGCAATGAGTGGTGTAGCAGGTGATGAGAGGGACATTGGAAATCCTACTTTGGCTACTGGGTCAAGTGCAGTGAATGGACTGGGGAGTGGTGTGAATAATGAGGTGATgggtgatgatgatgagagTGGAAGTGACGGGAAATCTGCAAGTGGAAGTAGTTCATCTTCAACATCATCTTCTAATAACGATGATgatgaggaggaggaggaggatgaGAGCAATGAGGAAGAGGAGGAGGAAGGAATGCAATTAAAGAGAGAGGTAGAAGAGGGTGAAATTGAAGAAGGTGAGATAAGAGAAATCAATGGAGAGGGGATGGTTCATAAGAGTGATGAGGATGAAGAGGAGGATGAAAAAAATATGGTTGAATGGAGTGATGttgaatttgatgatattgAGGAGGAAGAGGAGGGGACTGGACTTATGAAGGGCCCCATCAGGTCTCAAAATGAGCTTAAG TTTCTCCCTCCTGTTCCTCCTGTGGATGTTACATTGCAACCACATCATCAGGTGCTGCCTGTTGGTGTTGTTTTGTCG ATTATAAATGCCCAAGTCATAGTGGAAGGGGTGGAAAAGCATAATCCTCTTAATGAGGGTTCCATATTGTGGATAACTGAAAAAAGATCTCCACTGGGGCTTGTGGATGAGATATTTGGACCCGTCCAAAACCCATACTATGTGGTGAGGTACAATTCTGAAAGTGAGGTCCCTTCTGGGATTAGTCAAGGGACTCGGATTTCTTTCGTTGCGGAGTTTGCCAATCATGTGCTCAATGAAAAGAACCTTTACAAGAAAGGATATGATGCATCTGGTGAGAATGATGAAGAGTTGTCTGATGAGGCAGAGTTCTCGGATGATGAGAAAGAGGCAGAGTACATGAGAATGAAGAAAATGTCAAAGAGGGGCATAAATGGTCAGACAGTtggaaacaagaaaaatagtaGAACAAAGGATAAGAATAGGAATGGGAATAGGAAAAATGTCGGACCTTTGGGACAGCATGCATCGATGTGTGGGGGTCAGCTACCACCACCTAATCAGAACCAGCAGAATACATCTTCTGCGGTAGCGTCAATGAATAATTATTCATCTTCTTCGAGTTTTACTGGCGGAGCTAGCTTTTTCCAACCATTTCCACCAATGGCACAAAGTGCTGGCCTTTTCCAACCTTCTAATGGAGCCTGGATAAGTGGATTGGCTTCTCAGCAACCACAAAACGCAGTAATTCCTGGCGGATTTCCAGCTAATAATATGTCATGGGCAGCACAGAATCAATTTCATCCTCCTAGCCGGATGCCTATTACAAATGGTATGCCCTTTCAGCAACAGTTCATTCCAAGTCAAGGGTCACTCTCTAATGGTGTGCCACCAGGTGGGCAGATGAGTTTTTTTGCTGGACCCTCACCTTGGCCTGCAGTTATTGGTCAAAATTGCTTTAACCAAGCCCCGTTTGAGATGGGCTTTCAGGTTCAACCCACTCAACCAATCATGAATGTGGGAGACCAAGGGAATGGGCTAGGCGTGTCAGCTGTCATTCCTGGCAACATTCAAGCTCCTCAGCAATTTAATTCAGGTGCCCCTTCAGGCCGAGGCGGAAGGAGACAATTTCACCGAGGCGGTGGTCGTTTTGCTGGTGGAAGAGGTGGGAGAGGCCGGAAGGGAACATAA
- the LOC8284960 gene encoding protein ULTRAPETALA 1, whose product MANGIEKEILLFSDDDLREMSGVKRGGDYIEVTCGCTSHRYGDAVGRLRVFINGELEIICECTPGCNEDKLTPAAFEKHSGRETARKWKNNVWVIVNGEKVALSKTVLLKYYNQASKNANGSHRSHNGRVSHRDEFVRCTKCNKERRFRLRTKEECRIHHDALADPNWKCADLEFDKITCDDDEERASRRVYRGCTRSPTCKGCTSCVCFGCEICRFTDCSCQTCIDFTRNAKA is encoded by the exons atggctaatgggATAGAGAAAGAGATATTATTGTTTAGCGATGACGATTTGAGAGAGATGAGTGGTGTTAAAAGAGGTGGAGATTATATAGAAGTGACGTGTGGTTGTACTAGCCATAGATATGGCGATGCTGTTGGTAGACTTAGGGTTTTTATTAATGGTGAACTTGAAATCATATGTGAATGCACTCCTGGTTGCAATGaag ACAAGCTGACTCCAGCTGCATTTGAGAAACATTCTGGGAGAGAGACCGCAAGAAAGTGGAAGAATAATGTGTGGGTCATAGTTAATGGGGAGAAGGTTGCATTGTCAAAGACGGTATTGCTCAAGTACTATAACCAAGCATCAAAAAACGCCAATGGTTCCCATAGATCTCATAATGGAAGAGTCTCTCATCGTGATGAGTTTGTCCGCTGCACTAAGTGTAACAAGGAAAGGAGGTTTCGCTTACGGACCAAAGAAGAGTGTAGAATCCACCATGATGCTTTGGCTGATCCAAACTGGAAATGTGCTGATCTGGAATTTGATAA GATAACATGCGATGACGATGAAGAACGAGCAAGTCGAAGGGTATACAGAGGATGCACCAGATCCCCAACATGCAAGGGCTGCACCTCTTGTGTGTGCTTTGGGTGTGAAATCTGTCGGTTCACAGATTGTAGCTGCCAGACTTGTATCGACTTTACCAGGAATGCTAAAGCATGA
- the LOC8284962 gene encoding formimidoyltransferase-cyclodeaminase isoform X2, with amino-acid sequence MDHFRFHVPEQNEKTANQSMLLCCKLFISESRNRTALDSIERAARLNPETVIVNKFEDRAYNRIRYTLVSYVVLDSIGTAIYSPLQQTVLVMVEAAYGAINLESHCGAHPRLGVVDDIVFHPLSWASLDEASWLAKAVAAEIGSRFQVPVFLYAAAHSTGKALDTIRRELGYYRPNFMGNQWAGWTMPDILLEKPDEGPQQVSRARGITMIGARPWVALYNVPIMSTDVSATRQIARMVSARGGGLPTVQTLGLVHGEDSTEIACMLLEPNQIGADRVQTRVEMLAAQEGLDAEKGYFTDFSPEMIVEKYMNLISASRD; translated from the exons ATGGATCATTTCAGGTTTCATGTTCCTGAGCAG AATGAGAAAACTGCAAACCAGTCGATGCTGCTATGTTGCAAGCTGTTCATATCAGAGTCACGCAACCGCACAGCTCTTGATTCAATTGAAAGAGCAGCTAGGCTCAACCCAGAGACTGTGATAGTGAACAAATTTGAGGACAGAGCTTACAATAGGATAAGGTACACACTCGTGTCATATGTTGTTCTTGATAGCATAGGAACTGCCATTTACAGCCCATTGCAGCAAACTGTATTGGTCATGGTTGAAGCAGCTTATGGAGCCATAAACCTCGAGTCACACTGCGGGGCACACCCTCGGCTTGGTGTTGTGGATGACATTGTTTTCCATCCCTTATCTTGGGCTTCCTTGGATGAAGCATCTTGGCTTGCTAAGGCTGTTGCAGCTGAGATTGGCAGTAGATTTCAAG TGCCAGTATTTCTTTATGCAGCAGCACACTCCACAGGAAAGGCTCTTGACACCATTAGGCGTGAGCTGGGTTACTACAGACCAAATTTCATGGGAAACCAATGGGCAGGATGGACAATGCCAGATATTCTCCTAGAAAAGCCTGATGAAGGCCCCCAACAAGTATCTCGGGCCCGAGGCATAACGATGATTGGAGCACGCCCATGGGTCGCATTATATAATGTGCCGATCATGTCCACCGATGTCTCTGCAACTCGTCAGATTGCAAGGATGGTGAGTGCCCGTGGCGGTGGGCTACCAACAGTGCAGACATTGGGTCTGGTTCATGGTGAGGATTCAACTGAGATTGCTTGCATGCTGTTGGAGCCAAATCAGATTGGAGCAGATAGGGTTCAGACCCGGGTTGAGATGCTGGCAGCCCAAGAAGGATTGGATGCAGAGAAGGGATACTTCACTGACTTTTCACCTGAAATGATTGTTGAAAAGTACATGAATTTAATCTCTGCTAGCAGAGACTGA